CCATTCGCCATAATGACATCCCGAGGAGTTACAGAGACATATTATCATGCTTTCTATAGCTGGTGCCGATCTCATAAAACCTGGAGCGGAGAGTACCGCGGCGGAAGATAAGAAGCGCGGATGGCGGCGAAAAGACCACAGTTTGGATTTCGCAATCAACAATCACTCCTGAGGCTGAGTCCTCTAGCAATCCAAGAGGGATTCTGGAACTGGATCATATGAGAAGGTGGTCGAACCCTATTGACTTTTGGTGACTGGTCTATGGCCCGGGCTTATCTCTTGGCTCACACAGTGACTAATAGCGCAAGTCAACCTTCTAAAGCTGTCAACTGATAAGCTTGCATTCTAAGATGACGACTGGCTGCCCAAAGAAGAACCTCACCTGCATTAGGTAGCTTGAATCCGGGCTGGTGGTTCAGAACTAACTACAGTTGACAAGAGTTTTCTGGACCCGACAATCAGATCAGCGCCCGGTCTCCATGGGATTGCGTTGCGACACTTTGTCTAACGGCAACACTCCGTTAATGTCAAATCGGGGAAAAAGACAGTACTAATTGTTCAGGCTTATGATGGCTCACAATGAAGATTGTTACTGATCATGCGATAAGGACTGGGAGCAAACCAATTGGGGCTTAGGGTGTACCCCGTGATCCATCAACGTTCATTAGCTTATCTTCAGTAGTCTTTCAATGCCGACGTCCTATCTATCTACTACTAAGTATCATCGTCCTTCTATCATCTGCTTACTTGTCCCTCTTCGAAATGGGGTATCTCCACTGCCCCAAGACTCGATATCTCCACTTAGTTCCGGACCTCCCCATCCTTCATGAACTTTCGTGAACAATGATCATAGAGATCTTCGCCGGTCGCCGGTCGCCCATCAAGCTACTGCTGTTGCCTCAAGACTACACTGGTGTCTCTAATATGACCGTGTATTCATATCTCTTTTGCTCCAAGAACCATTGAATATGGAAGCATAGACCATCCCCTGATCATCCTGATGTGCCATTGGGTACCCCATCGTGGAGCCTGTCCGTTGAAGGTTCCCCTCTTCTGTCATACTCTAATGCCCTAGTGACTACTATCGACCGGCTTTTTTTCAATAATTCTGCGGATACCCCTTGCGGTGATAAGCCTTGTGTCCACTAATGGTGATGATCTCGTCCTTCTGACGAGGAACCAATATCTGTCCAACTCTGTTCTTATTTCCCTTTCGAATTTATTGCATAATCTCTTATATGACAGTCACTTAGTGGCGTACACAGAGAGAACTATTTGCTTTACTAGACTGCGGCCGAAGAAAAAACCTACCTTGCACCACTTATATTAGTGTCCACCCCCGGTCCTCGGTAGTCGTCCGTCCCGGCCGATGCGCCATGAGTGTAAACAATGTCGGTCACAACGTCTCTTTGGTGGCCCGAGGATAGAATCAAAGCTACACTATCCTCAGAATATGTCTTTGGTCAACTGCCGTCCGACATACTGCACCGCCTCGTGGAGCCTTTGCCCTGGGGAGAGGGTCTGACGAGCGAGACGTATCTCGACTGGATTCTCTCCAAGGCCGGGAGACTTTTTCTCATTTTAGTGGACATCGGAATTCCAGATCGCATTTTTGCTTTGGTAGATGAGTCATTTGATGACTCGGATCTGCCTATCGCGGCTCATAGCGTCAATCGCCTTCACCTTTCACCGGAAATCGAGGACACTTCCTTGGAATCAAAGTTCTTCCTTGCCCAATGGCGGTTTATTGTTCGCGGAATCGGCGAAGGCGAGCACGTAAAATACACAGAGAATGAAGGTGTCCCTGTGGAGCTTCTGCGAACTGGAACAGCCCTTGTGAGAGAGGGTGTCGAAAAGGTCGTCTTAGCTGGTGCGGTCTGTCGAGTTTACTTGCGGACGCAGGTTACAGTTGGAGGGGCGCCGCATTTCTtcgacgaagatgaggtACTTGAAGAGATTAAATCGATGAGACGGCTGGCCCATGACCATGTATATTCAATATACGGGTCTTATTTTGTCGACAAAACCGTGTGTATCCTTTTCACAGGCGTATACGAACGCACTTTGATGTCTTTCCTCACCGATATCCCCCAACATTTCAAGCGTCTCCCCAAAGCCCAACGACGAGAAATCTTGCTTAACTGGCCACATTGTCTTGCCAATGGTCTTTCATGGCTCCATGCACATGGCCAGGTTCATGGCGCCATTCGCCCTTCAAACATACTCGTTGACGCAGATTATAGAATCTTTCTGGGCCAGTTCGAAGCTCTCGATACGCTGTTACCTCCAGTCAAggtggatgatgtggagtCATATCAATACGGTGCTCCAGAACGTTGGGTACGCTCGGCTAGCGTCCAGCAGGCTGGTCCACAAAAGATTGATCTTCCGTCGGGTGGGCGTACGGCTCGGAAGCAGTCAGCGCATTCAATGAAGCTAAACCTATCAATACTGAAGGGATCTCATCGGACGGAGCACGAGTCTCTTAGCCCAAGATCTGAATCCATGGTTTCTCAGAGCACTGCCATTCGTGTTGGTTTTCCTGGATCTCGATTTTCCTTTGCCGcgtcgtcgtcctcttcgGGATCTAGCATTGGGAGTGCTCGCAAGCGCGTCATATCCTCCGTAAAACGGCCTATATTATACACGCCCTCGATCACTTCTTCTAACTCATCAGGGTCTTCTTCAAACCGAGCCTCTATAATGACGAATCCGGTCGGTTTGCCAGGTACAAATTCCAGTGCGGCTGTAGTCCACACATGGGAATCTCATCAAACCGATCCGGAAGCTTCAGATATTTTCTCTCTCGGGGCAGTGACCCTGAATATATTCACCCACCTCTGTAAGCGCAAGATCTCTGCGTTTGCCCATCACCGCGGGGCGAAGAATCGAACCGCCGGCCGTGGAGGAGGCGTTGCTGATTGCTCCTTCCATCTGGATCGGAACCTTACCCAAGTCACCTCTTGGATTACTCTTTTGGATCACGActcgaaaaagcaaaaagacCCTGTGTTCCAGGCTGTTCGACCAATGCTAGCCGTCGTACGGGATATGTTGAATAAAGAGCCCGCCGATCGGCCCTCCGCATATCAAGTTGAACATCACTTTTCTGAGGCAATACACCAAGTGAGCGGGGTAGCTAATATGCACTGCTCCTCACACCTGCAGCATCATACCAGAAGGTCGAAGAATCGGCTGCATGAGGCGCCACATGCAACAACACCAAGACTTACTCTTCCTTCGATTTCCAGATCAGCATCACCACACTCACCTTTAACAGTGGCGACGAACTCTCCTATCTATGAAGAGGGGTCTATAGGGTTTActccctcctcatcaccatccGTGGCCGGCTTCAACCTCTCTAGCTCTATAGCAACCTATGTTGAGGATAGTGATACAGACCAGGACAGTAGCGGGTACGCTGGTTCGGATACTGCCCCCTGGTACGACCCATCTTGGAGTTACCGAATGGCAGTTTGAGTGACAGCCATTTGATCCCAGCATCAGTCGCTTTTAGCCATTTCACCATTTGGTACTTTTCAaccctttcctctctttgtGTTTTTTGGGGCCTTTCTTAACCCCTTTTCTTTATGTACTTCACGACTTACATTCCTAAACCCTTTCCTTCAACTTGTACTAATTACTTTCGTTCTTTACGCTCATTTAATACCCCTTAACCCATGCTTTGTTCAAACAGAATTCCTTCACTGTATTTCTAGCTACATACGCATTTCCGGGTGGCTTTGGTGAACTATTCCTCATCATGTTTTCTTCTattactttctttttgaccaCTCTTGGTTTTATGCGTCATGCTCTCTTTGATTGTATATGTTCTGTTCCGCGCAACgatgaatatgaatatgggGTACACTACGGCTAGATCTAATGGGGATATACATTATGATATTTTAAACAATAAGCCAATTTTAAAACTTTGCACAATTATTGTCTAGCGTCTCGTTCCATATACATGTAcacacacatatatatatatatgtatgtatgtatgcatgtatggaCAGTACAGCCAGTTTAATAAATAACCACCACCAGAATCCAAAATTACATGTATATCTAGTACAACAACCCCAAAACGTATACCCAGTGACCCAGACACCCAAAAAAGCAACGTGTCTATTCTATCACAAACCAAGAATCAAAGCACGTGCACCGACAAAGACagaatataatttatactttatatttttcttttattttaatttttgtttttccggatgaagtggaatgtactccgtagagagaatggaaaaggagagacaagAGACGGCTTAATCGCGTCTGCCGAGAAAATGCCTGCCCCTACACCgtatattctttctttcttttcttttatcccCATTGGGGCAAAACTCAATGTGACAAATAAATAGTCAGGATTGctattttgtttttgtaCATGATGCATGCATATATGCATTTGGACTAAAGGCAGTGGAGATGGTATTACTAATGCTTTGAACTACAACTACGATTTATTGACGCTTGGTACTGTACCTTGTGGAAAGAAAACTTCATAGCTATGATTGGAATTACTTCTAGAACAAAAGTCATTGCAAATGATGAAACGCGTGGATTTCAATCTGCTAGGCGAGCCTGCACCTACGATGTTATTTTAAGAACTACAAAGTGTAAAGTTGTTTTTGGACAGCAGTGCTTCACGAAACAACTGGTCTGTTTCTGGGCCAGGTAAATCAAGAACTCAgtaaaaaagacaaaaaggcAACGCTAGCGTTAGTCATTCAATAGGGTCATTAGAGCCACAGAGCCAAGGCACCGATCAACAtgcagaggaagagggatcCACCTGCAAGGCGATCAAAGCCCCTCGTTCCCGCGGAGGCGCCATTGACGGCACGAGAGGAGTGATAATCTGAGGGTGCAACCGAAGTCACACGTGCTGAAAGCTGCTCTGGCCGTGATCCCGAATCAGGCCCAGAGCCGGAGCCAGGATTTGGACCGGCAGCCGCCACGTCCGAGGTAGCTCGTTGAAGAGTGGGAAGGGGCTGGTGAGAATCCACGGCCCATCCACCCGGTGTCGAAGTGGGGCAAGATGCAGGCTTGATACTGGAAGTAGACTTTATGTAGTCCGACAAGGCTACTCCGGTAGGCCTTAACCTGGCCCATTGCGCTTTCAGGTTGTGGAAGTCGGGATCCACCGGAATAGGTTCCCCCTGGCGAGGAAAGCCATCCTGTACGAGCATTTTGTCGGGTGAGGCGCCTGAGGGGGGACCATATTTGATCAGACCGTAGTCGTTGGCCTCCTGAATCCATTCATAGATCATGGAGCCGGACCAAGTGTTTGCCATCTCATGGCCGAAAATGGCAGCTTGGTCTTCAAAGGTCCGTGGCCGTGCCGCATTGCAGCCTGTTTCTGAAAAGAAGATCGGGATAGGGTAGTCGCTTGCTTGGCTTTGAAGTCTCTTGTAGCCGGATGTCTCGTACGAAGAGGGACCACACCACTCATAGGCATTAAGCGAGAAGAAATCCAGTCGGTCAGCGGAGTCGGGACGACAAGCTAGATAGTTTTGCAGCATGGGACGCAGCTCTGCAATATCAGCTGCCGAATAACCCACCGGGATGTTCCGATAGCCTTTTTCGTTGCGGTACGATTTGATATCATGCGCTGCGGCTAGGACATACGGGGCGGCGGCCGAGCCTTCCTTAGTGTTGATTACCTCGTTGCCAACAAATACACCGGCGGTGTTGTTATATTTTTGGAACTCGTCCAACACCGCCTTATATCGTTCGAACTGGGAATGTGTCCACTGTGGTTTGTCCTAGAAGTGTAAGTCAGCACGAGGTCTACCCAGCTAAAGTCTATGTGAGTCTTGACCTGGTTGATCGACGTATCGAATGTGTCTAGATCCACGAAGAGGTAGATTCCTGCAGCCGCAAGTGCCTCCATGCAACCATCATGATTAGCCTTGGGATCGACGTGGTAAACGCGAATTGCATTAGTGCCCAGCTCGGCCATGAGAGCAAAATCGCGCTTGCACTGTGCGGTGTCAACCAAGGGGTCATCGGGAATGAGTTGATAAGCGATGCCTACGCGGATTGCACCAAATTAGTGTAAATTGTGGATTCAATTCGCCCGGGAGGCTCACCCTTCAAAAAGTACTGAGTACCATCTTCGTGGAAGAACTTGGAGCCAACGGCGGAGATGGTTTGTATCGCGTTGATCGGTAGGGCTTGAAAACCTCCCAGCCAAGCAAGTGCGGACACAGTGGATAACGGCCGCATGGCTTATTGGATGTAAGCACCGTGAAGGGGTTACAGGATGGTATTCTATTCAAGACACCTCCGAGATGTACAGATGTGTGCACCCGGGTTTCCAGTATGCCGGAAGCCAAATGATAAATGTGATATGATATCTATGGAATAGGAAGGGGCGACTGTGTCCAACTATAGATGATAGAAATGATATCGTCCAATGTCTCTGGCACGATTCAGGCCTTATTCTCCCATCCGGAGAAGAAAGCATGTCTTCTTAAAAGCCGAAAGATCATAAAACCATGCCATTCTTCATGATAGCATCTAGTATGTTTCCCCTACTCCCAGCCATACAGAGTGCCTGGCGTCCGCCCTGGAGACACATGCATGCCGGGGTGAGATGTGAAATGACGTCGATGGCATTGCTTAGCCTACTCTGTAAGGAAGCCGTTGTCTTGAGAATGCCAGAGTGTCACAGTGTGCGATAGATCAGAGAGTGAGATCTCTGCCAACCTTCATCTGAGATGTTGCTGCGGGGGTAAGGAAtgtacaatgtacatacGTAGAGGGGGAGGTGCTATGTGGCGAGGGGACATTgtgaggagaagaatgtcgCAACGCGTGGGGAATGTAGACTAATACTCGCACGAACCCGAGTAAATGGGGTGAAAATTTGGCAGAGTACAGGATCGTCGGGGTGTATAGACGATCCTCCCCAAATGAAGTTATAGTGTCCATGGGGGGACCTGACTATCCCGGAGTTGAGTAGTATTCGCTGCCGGAAAAAGTCCCTGATGGAGATAGCGAGCGACTTTGATGCACCAATTAGAACCGGGAGATAGGAACCCCAATGTCCGTGTTAGCCCGATGCATTCCTGCCTAAGGCAGCTCAGTCGACGATTGCTTCAACCGATGATATAATGGGCCATCTTGTTGCTGGTTTCACTATACTTAGGAAGCAATTAGTGCTGTTCTTAGTGACCTGTCTCATAGAGAAGTGGATGTTGTTTCTCGTAAAAACTTGGAACATTGCCACTAATGCAATAATGGGCTGCACGAGGGGATTGACGAGGGGGGTCGGAATTCGATCGAGACCCTTGAGGGCCCCACAAGGCAATTAAATTAGGATCAACTGTACCCAAATGGGCCATTTCAATTAAACAAAATCTGTTCGGAGGAAGTTTGACTgccagagaaagagagagagagaaaaaaagggggtGAAGGAGACAATAATGAAGGAAAGGACCATGCTGTGTACTCTGTATGAGACCTATCAAA
The sequence above is a segment of the Aspergillus flavus chromosome 4, complete sequence genome. Coding sequences within it:
- a CDS encoding kinase domain-containing protein; protein product: MSVTTSLWWPEDRIKATLSSEYVFGQLPSDILHRLVEPLPWGEGLTSETYLDWILSKAGRLFLILVDIGIPDRIFALVDESFDDSDLPIAAHSVNRLHLSPEIEDTSLESKFFLAQWRFIVRGIGEGEHVKYTENEGVPVELLRTGTALVREGVEKVVLAGAVCRVYLRTQVTVGGAPHFFDEDEVLEEIKSMRRLAHDHVYSIYGSYFVDKTVCILFTGVYERTLMSFLTDIPQHFKRLPKAQRREILLNWPHCLANGLSWLHAHGQVHGAIRPSNILVDADYRIFLGQFEALDTLLPPVKVDDVESYQYGAPERWVRSASVQQAGPQKIDLPSGGRTARKQSAHSMKLNLSILKGSHRTEHESLSPRSESMVSQSTAIRVGFPGSRFSFAASSSSSGSSIGSARKRVISSVKRPILYTPSITSSNSSGSSSNRASIMTNPVGLPGTNSSAAVVHTWESHQTDPEASDIFSLGAVTLNIFTHLCKRKISAFAHHRGAKNRTAGRGGGVADCSFHLDRNLTQVTSWITLLDHDSKKQKDPVFQAVRPMLAVVRDMLNKEPADRPSAYQVEHHFSEAIHQVSGVANMHCSSHLQHHTRRSKNRLHEAPHATTPRLTLPSISRSASPHSPLTVATNSPIYEEGSIGFTPSSSPSVAGFNLSSSIATYVEDSDTDQDSSGYAGSDTAPWYDPSWSYRMAV
- a CDS encoding putative 1,3-beta-glucanosyltransferase, yielding MRPLSTVSALAWLGGFQALPINAIQTISAVGSKFFHEDGTQYFLKGIAYQLIPDDPLVDTAQCKRDFALMAELGTNAIRVYHVDPKANHDGCMEALAAAGIYLFVDLDTFDTSINQDKPQWTHSQFERYKAVLDEFQKYNNTAGVFVGNEVINTKEGSAAAPYVLAAAHDIKSYRNEKGYRNIPVGYSAADIAELRPMLQNYLACRPDSADRLDFFSLNAYEWCGPSSYETSGYKRLQSQASDYPIPIFFSETGCNAARPRTFEDQAAIFGHEMANTWSGSMIYEWIQEANDYGLIKYGPPSGASPDKMLVQDGFPRQGEPIPVDPDFHNLKAQWARLRPTGVALSDYIKSTSSIKPASCPTSTPGGWAVDSHQPLPTLQRATSDVAAAGPNPGSGSGPDSGSRPEQLSARVTSVAPSDYHSSRAVNGASAGTRGFDRLAGGSLFLCMLIGALALWL